In Helicobacter mastomyrinus, a single genomic region encodes these proteins:
- the fliI gene encoding flagellar protein export ATPase FliI: MPLSQIKQKLQNNINLSPSYGHLVKVMQNMLVADGVKPSVGDIVKILPSYNNKHFSKSNKAHHNKPIKQHTSLSRTHSLGMVIAIEGEHFFISPFSFTEGHKCGDRVEILNPGLQIPVGKHILGRVVNPLGEPIDGKGALNATAATPLMRSPIGALKRGLIDEVFEVGVKSIDSILTCGKGQKMGIFAGSGVGKSTLMGMIVRGSNAPIKVIALIGERGREVPEFIHKNLNDDLTNTILVVATSDDSPLMRKYGAFSAMAIAEYFKSQGNDVLFIMDSVTRFAMAQREIGLALGEPPTSKGYPPSVLTLLPQLMERAGKEDGIGSITAFFTVLVEGDDLSDPIADQSRSILDGHIVLNRDLTDMGIYPPINILASASRLINDIITPEHLQAVRKFRRLYSLIKENEVIIRIGAYQKGSDAELDEAINKRPLMESFLKQEMDEKWDFTSSLQELLRIMGE; the protein is encoded by the coding sequence ATGCCATTATCTCAAATCAAGCAAAAGCTCCAAAACAATATCAATCTTTCCCCAAGCTATGGACATTTAGTAAAAGTAATGCAAAATATGCTTGTAGCCGATGGAGTAAAACCATCTGTGGGAGATATTGTCAAAATTCTTCCTTCTTATAATAATAAACATTTTTCAAAATCCAATAAAGCCCATCATAATAAGCCAATTAAACAGCATACTTCTCTGTCTCGCACTCACAGCTTGGGTATGGTTATAGCCATTGAGGGAGAGCATTTTTTTATCAGTCCTTTTTCATTTACCGAGGGGCATAAATGTGGCGATAGAGTGGAGATTCTTAATCCGGGCTTACAAATCCCTGTGGGAAAGCATATTTTAGGGAGGGTTGTGAATCCGCTAGGAGAGCCTATCGATGGTAAGGGTGCGCTTAATGCCACAGCCGCTACACCGCTTATGCGCTCCCCCATTGGTGCGCTCAAACGTGGCTTAATCGATGAGGTGTTTGAAGTGGGCGTAAAGTCTATTGATTCTATCCTCACTTGTGGTAAAGGGCAAAAAATGGGCATTTTTGCTGGTTCAGGTGTGGGAAAATCTACGCTTATGGGCATGATAGTGCGTGGTTCAAATGCACCAATTAAGGTTATTGCGCTCATTGGTGAGAGAGGCAGAGAAGTCCCTGAATTTATACACAAGAATCTTAATGATGATTTGACAAATACCATTCTTGTGGTGGCAACTAGCGATGATTCCCCGCTTATGCGTAAGTATGGCGCATTTAGCGCAATGGCAATAGCCGAGTATTTTAAATCTCAAGGCAATGATGTGCTTTTCATTATGGATTCTGTAACGCGCTTTGCTATGGCACAGCGTGAAATCGGCTTAGCCTTAGGAGAACCGCCAACAAGCAAGGGCTATCCACCATCTGTGCTGACATTATTGCCTCAACTGATGGAACGTGCGGGCAAGGAAGATGGCATAGGCTCTATTACTGCATTTTTTACCGTGCTTGTGGAAGGCGATGACTTAAGCGATCCCATCGCAGACCAAAGCCGCTCTATACTTGATGGGCATATCGTGTTAAATCGCGATTTGACAGATATGGGGATTTACCCACCTATCAATATTCTTGCCTCTGCCTCACGTCTTATTAATGACATCATTACACCCGAACATTTGCAGGCTGTGCGGAAATTCAGGCGATTATACTCTCTCATTAAGGAAAATGAAGTGATTATCCGCATTGGAGCATATCAAAAGGGATCTGATGCGGAACTTGATGAAGCCATTAATAAACGTCCGTTAATGGAATCTTTTTTAAAGCAAGAAATGGACGAAAAATGGGATTTTACATCTTCCTTACAAGAACTTTTGCGTATTATGGGTGAATAA
- the tig gene encoding trigger factor: MNFTTKRTNNANAIVDGKIALKVLETKMEGVVKKIAKSVKIDGFRKGKVPAKVIKTRYKEQVEQDAQQAAIQDILESALKELGIAPNALIGNPIISKFDKGESDIELEIKLSIMPTFELDKVEEYVPEVKLKVITKAQIDERLEEIAKNRAPLSEIVEDRALQKDDTANIDFEGFIDGKAFDGGKGENFNLVIGSNQFIPGFEDALIGMKKGEKRTIQVTFPAEYQAAHLAGKEASFEVSLHKILQKDKVKIDEDFAKSIAGEEATLETLKSDIKAQLEMEQKNELYNKELKEQLIGALLKNISFDLPELIVEQEMDILFRNTLSKFAPESFEKLKNNEEEAKRQRELQRDEAQKSVQITFIMDALAKKYNIIIDDNEVLQTIYYEAMMMGQDPRAVLEHYQKNNLVPAIKMTMIEDRVLQYLLDQKFESGKNNAKKADSASTTESHSKSKTAKKDS; this comes from the coding sequence ATGAATTTCACAACAAAACGCACAAACAACGCTAATGCCATTGTTGATGGTAAAATTGCACTTAAGGTGCTCGAGACGAAAATGGAAGGAGTTGTTAAAAAGATTGCAAAGAGTGTCAAGATTGATGGATTTAGGAAGGGCAAGGTCCCTGCAAAAGTCATTAAAACACGCTATAAAGAGCAGGTTGAGCAAGATGCACAACAAGCAGCAATACAAGATATATTAGAATCTGCACTCAAGGAGCTTGGCATCGCCCCAAATGCGCTTATTGGCAATCCTATAATTTCTAAATTTGATAAAGGTGAAAGTGATATAGAACTTGAAATTAAATTAAGCATAATGCCTACATTTGAGCTTGATAAGGTCGAGGAATATGTGCCTGAAGTGAAGTTAAAGGTTATTACGAAAGCACAAATAGATGAGCGTTTGGAAGAAATTGCCAAAAATCGCGCGCCTTTAAGCGAAATAGTAGAGGATAGGGCATTACAAAAAGATGATACAGCAAATATTGATTTTGAAGGATTTATTGATGGAAAAGCATTTGATGGCGGCAAGGGAGAGAATTTCAATCTTGTTATTGGTTCTAATCAATTTATTCCGGGATTTGAGGACGCGCTTATTGGTATGAAAAAGGGTGAGAAACGCACGATACAGGTTACATTTCCAGCAGAGTATCAAGCTGCGCATTTAGCGGGTAAGGAGGCGAGTTTTGAGGTAAGCTTGCATAAGATTCTGCAAAAAGATAAAGTAAAAATTGATGAGGACTTTGCTAAGAGTATTGCCGGAGAGGAAGCTACGCTTGAGACACTAAAAAGCGACATAAAAGCACAGCTTGAAATGGAGCAAAAAAATGAGCTTTATAATAAGGAATTAAAAGAGCAACTTATAGGGGCATTGCTAAAAAATATATCCTTTGATTTACCTGAACTAATTGTAGAGCAAGAGATGGACATACTCTTTAGAAACACTCTCTCTAAATTTGCACCAGAATCTTTTGAAAAACTTAAAAATAATGAAGAGGAAGCAAAGAGGCAGCGCGAACTCCAACGTGATGAAGCGCAAAAAAGTGTGCAAATTACCTTTATTATGGACGCTTTAGCAAAGAAATATAATATTATTATTGATGATAATGAAGTGCTGCAAACTATTTATTATGAAGCGATGATGATGGGGCAGGACCCACGCGCAGTATTAGAGCATTATCAAAAAAATAATCTTGTCCCTGCAATTAAAATGACTATGATTGAGGATAGAGTGCTACAATACTTACTTGACCAAAAATTTGAAAGTGGAAAAAATAATGCAAAAAAGGCAGATTCGGCTAGCACAACAGAATCTCACTCAAAGTCTAAAACAGCCAAAAAGGATTCATAA
- the clpP gene encoding ATP-dependent Clp endopeptidase proteolytic subunit ClpP: MSVYIPYVIERTGRGERSYDIYSRLLKDRIILLSGEINDHVASSIVAQLLFLEAEDPDKDINFYINSPGGVITSAFSIYDTMNYIRSDISTICIGQAASAGAFLLSSGTKGKRFSLPNSRIMIHQPLGGAQGQATDIEIQAKEILRLKQTLNEIMAQNTGQSVEKISLDTERDFFMSGEEAKKYGLVDEILTKSLK, translated from the coding sequence ATGAGTGTTTATATTCCCTATGTGATTGAACGTACAGGGCGAGGGGAGCGTAGTTATGATATTTACTCACGTCTACTTAAAGACCGCATTATTTTGTTGAGTGGTGAAATTAATGACCACGTAGCCTCTTCTATTGTCGCACAACTACTTTTTTTAGAGGCAGAGGACCCCGATAAAGATATTAATTTTTATATCAATTCACCCGGTGGTGTGATTACAAGCGCCTTTAGCATTTATGATACGATGAACTATATTCGCTCTGATATTAGCACAATTTGCATTGGACAGGCCGCGTCTGCTGGGGCATTCCTCCTTAGCTCTGGCACAAAGGGGAAGCGATTTTCCCTACCAAACTCACGCATTATGATTCATCAGCCTTTAGGTGGTGCACAAGGACAGGCTACGGATATTGAGATTCAGGCAAAGGAGATTTTGCGTTTAAAGCAAACACTTAATGAGATTATGGCACAAAACACAGGACAAAGTGTTGAAAAGATCAGTCTTGATACAGAACGCGATTTTTTTATGAGTGGTGAGGAAGCTAAAAAATATGGATTGGTTGATGAGATTCTAACCAAAAGTTTAAAATGA
- a CDS encoding GGDEF domain-containing protein: MMDLNGLDLDIGNNDFFGGLDDTELGIMKKGQQKQGGNAPVNLAETTQKLTSISKQALEALEKDAILPLPENFEAYFEKTLSQEQDEDIREKIRAMIESSNHDSRLIALEKIFNDNFATLKNVLEHLLVLCKHMSAMESNTKDRLAEITEITNPLGAQNAIKVLINEIRGFHKQIVKEADYVSRAYRDMYNKSSLAKNGAMYDTILGIYTRSFLMQAIETECKNGREFPRHCAVIVFAPSKEFARQLNDKNKLITAFKNIAKIVSKNIGAKDIVSYLGEGRFGMLLKNVQLEGAVQLCEDVIRRCKETNIFIGDMELQLQIVMGGVTLDVNKTPDILLEEAKEHLQEAIKEGETLKITQKQSKKNASSDSEDDFEIPGDDLGDLGDFDLS; this comes from the coding sequence ATGATGGATCTAAATGGATTAGACTTAGATATTGGGAATAATGATTTTTTTGGGGGGCTTGATGATACAGAGCTTGGAATTATGAAGAAAGGTCAGCAAAAACAAGGTGGAAACGCTCCTGTCAATCTAGCTGAAACAACACAAAAACTCACATCTATTTCTAAACAGGCATTAGAAGCTTTAGAAAAAGATGCGATTTTACCATTACCTGAAAATTTTGAAGCCTATTTTGAGAAAACGCTTTCGCAAGAGCAAGACGAAGATATAAGGGAAAAAATTAGAGCGATGATTGAGAGCAGCAATCACGATTCGCGTTTGATTGCGCTTGAGAAAATATTTAATGACAATTTTGCTACATTGAAAAATGTGTTAGAGCATTTGCTGGTGTTATGTAAGCATATGTCTGCTATGGAAAGCAACACAAAAGACCGCTTAGCAGAAATTACGGAAATCACAAATCCGCTTGGCGCACAAAATGCCATCAAAGTGCTTATAAATGAGATTAGGGGATTCCACAAACAAATTGTCAAAGAAGCAGATTATGTATCACGTGCTTATCGTGATATGTATAATAAATCTTCTCTAGCCAAAAATGGAGCTATGTATGATACGATATTAGGTATATATACGCGATCATTTTTAATGCAGGCTATCGAAACAGAATGTAAGAATGGCAGAGAGTTTCCTAGACATTGTGCAGTCATAGTTTTTGCTCCTTCTAAAGAATTTGCAAGGCAACTTAATGACAAGAATAAGCTTATAACAGCCTTTAAAAATATTGCTAAGATTGTTTCTAAAAATATTGGTGCGAAGGATATTGTGTCTTATTTGGGTGAGGGGCGCTTTGGTATGTTGCTCAAAAATGTGCAGCTTGAAGGAGCGGTGCAATTATGCGAAGATGTCATTAGAAGATGTAAAGAAACAAATATTTTTATTGGTGATATGGAATTGCAATTACAAATTGTTATGGGCGGCGTAACACTTGATGTAAATAAAACCCCTGATATATTACTAGAAGAAGCAAAAGAGCATTTACAAGAAGCAATAAAGGAGGGTGAAACACTAAAAATCACTCAAAAGCAATCTAAGAAAAATGCTTCTTCGGATTCCGAAGATGATTTTGAAATACCCGGAGATGATCTTGGCGACCTTGGCGATTTTGACTTATCCTAA
- the def gene encoding peptide deformylase — translation MILATLAILTYPNPKLREKSTPIKDFDEKLHTFLDDMYDTMMERKGVGLAAIQVGVPKQILIINIPREEDNLQHKEDLLEIINPTFLVQEESIDWEEGCLSVPDFFENVKRFNKVSIAYKDRYGNDKILKAEGFLAVAIQHEIDHLNGILFVDKLPILRRKKFEQALKKCKNAKD, via the coding sequence ATGATCTTGGCGACCTTGGCGATTTTGACTTATCCTAATCCTAAGTTACGAGAGAAATCCACGCCTATAAAGGATTTTGATGAAAAGCTCCATACATTCCTTGATGATATGTATGATACGATGATGGAGCGTAAAGGCGTAGGTTTAGCCGCGATACAAGTAGGAGTGCCAAAGCAGATTCTTATCATCAATATTCCACGCGAGGAAGATAATCTACAACACAAAGAGGATTTGCTAGAAATTATTAATCCCACATTTTTAGTGCAAGAAGAAAGCATAGATTGGGAGGAGGGCTGTCTGTCCGTGCCTGATTTTTTTGAAAATGTGAAACGCTTTAATAAAGTATCCATTGCTTACAAAGATAGATATGGCAATGACAAGATTCTAAAGGCAGAGGGCTTTCTTGCTGTGGCGATTCAGCACGAAATAGACCATTTAAATGGTATTCTTTTCGTCGATAAGCTTCCTATTTTGAGACGTAAAAAATTTGAACAAGCATTAAAGAAGTGCAAAAATGCTAAGGATTAA
- a CDS encoding YifB family Mg chelatase-like AAA ATPase — translation MVQTILSATSFGTSAKIVEVEASYTKGLPQFNITGLVHSSIQESKQRVQSALTNSGITLSPLKINVNLSPSDMPKSGGHFDLPIALALQKASQDNTQWFAFGELGLDGSVKYLDSIFPLLLDIALLYPNARVFVPYTAKDLLSPIPNLDFYFISHLKEAIDILNNPESAPLESYNMQPTLETFKGFKSMEIEGEKYYYNDSFEYDFSDVKGQNIAKRAALIAAAGFHNFIMEGSPGCGKSMIAKRLLYILPPSSLQEMIENVKSQALNKQNAQYTPLRPFRNPHQSASKSSILGSATQFEAKPGEIALAHNGILFFDELPHFKRDILESLREPLENNKLVISRVHSKLEYDTSFMFVAAMNPCPCGNQLSKTKECRCQDREINAYRARLSQPLLDRIDISIQMNKNEEDKSEVNTGLDSQSMQKMVFDAFTMQKARGQVALNGKLEEKDIDIVCRLDGECLKLLHQASERYALSHRAQNKVKKLARTIADLAKTKEINKSHILEALSYRRI, via the coding sequence GTGGTTCAAACAATCCTTAGTGCTACAAGTTTTGGCACAAGTGCAAAAATCGTTGAGGTGGAAGCCTCCTACACAAAGGGTCTGCCTCAATTTAATATTACTGGGCTTGTCCATAGCTCCATACAAGAATCTAAGCAACGTGTCCAATCTGCCCTCACTAATAGCGGCATTACCCTTTCTCCTCTTAAGATTAATGTCAATCTCTCGCCCTCTGATATGCCAAAGAGCGGAGGGCATTTTGATTTGCCTATCGCTCTTGCATTGCAAAAAGCTTCACAGGATAATACACAATGGTTTGCCTTTGGCGAGCTTGGGCTTGATGGGAGCGTAAAATATCTTGATTCTATTTTTCCGCTTTTGCTTGATATTGCGCTTTTGTATCCTAATGCAAGGGTGTTTGTGCCCTATACGGCAAAGGACTTGCTAAGCCCTATTCCTAATCTTGACTTTTATTTTATCTCACATCTAAAAGAAGCAATAGATATACTCAATAATCCAGAATCTGCTCCCTTAGAATCTTATAATATGCAGCCCACTTTAGAGACATTTAAGGGCTTTAAGTCTATGGAGATTGAAGGGGAAAAATATTATTATAATGATAGTTTTGAATATGATTTTAGCGATGTCAAGGGGCAAAATATCGCTAAACGCGCTGCACTTATCGCTGCTGCAGGATTCCATAATTTCATTATGGAAGGCTCACCTGGCTGTGGAAAGAGTATGATTGCCAAGCGGCTTTTATATATCTTGCCTCCAAGCTCCCTGCAAGAGATGATAGAGAATGTAAAATCCCAAGCGCTCAATAAGCAAAACGCACAATACACGCCCTTACGCCCCTTTCGCAATCCCCATCAAAGCGCAAGCAAATCAAGTATTCTAGGCTCAGCAACACAATTTGAAGCCAAGCCCGGAGAGATTGCCCTAGCGCATAATGGCATTTTGTTTTTTGATGAATTGCCTCATTTTAAGCGTGATATTTTAGAATCTTTGCGTGAGCCGCTTGAGAATAATAAGCTTGTTATCTCACGTGTGCATTCTAAGCTTGAGTATGATACAAGTTTTATGTTTGTCGCTGCGATGAATCCCTGCCCTTGCGGGAATCAGTTAAGCAAAACTAAAGAATGCCGCTGTCAAGATAGGGAGATTAACGCATATCGTGCGCGATTATCCCAGCCCCTGCTTGATAGAATCGATATTTCTATACAAATGAATAAGAATGAAGAGGATAAGAGCGAGGTAAATACAGGGTTAGATTCCCAAAGTATGCAAAAAATGGTCTTTGATGCTTTCACTATGCAAAAGGCAAGGGGGCAAGTGGCACTAAATGGTAAGCTTGAGGAAAAGGATATTGATATCGTTTGTCGGCTTGATGGGGAGTGTCTAAAGCTACTCCATCAAGCAAGTGAGCGATATGCCCTCTCACATCGTGCGCAAAATAAAGTCAAAAAACTTGCACGCACGATTGCCGATTTAGCTAAGACAAAGGAGATTAATAAATCGCATATACTCGAAGCCCTTAGCTATCGCAGAATCTAA
- a CDS encoding metal-sensing transcriptional repressor — protein MPEHSTQDIHKRLKKVIGQLNGIDKMINDNAPCPDVLIQLNAAKSAIHKVGQIVLEGHINHCVRDSICDEKGDIDKTLHELAKAIEHFSRMS, from the coding sequence ATGCCTGAACACTCTACACAAGATATTCATAAACGATTAAAAAAAGTGATAGGACAGCTTAATGGTATCGATAAAATGATAAATGATAATGCGCCTTGTCCTGATGTGCTTATCCAGCTTAATGCGGCTAAGAGCGCGATACATAAAGTTGGGCAAATCGTGCTTGAAGGGCATATCAATCATTGTGTGCGCGATAGTATATGCGATGAAAAGGGCGATATTGATAAGACCTTACATGAGCTTGCTAAGGCTATTGAGCATTTTTCACGAATGAGCTAG
- a CDS encoding HD domain-containing protein encodes MDSQYKAPRLSAALLKRIFVAASIRRWNDQATPVELVELDKQAHKIVIAYILAKYEENRGVSIDWERLILQFCFEFFERIVLTDIKPPVFHQLRRSHNKELVEFVYAQLQDELSNYEFFPLMKEYLISSKDNIERQILKASHYYASKWEFDIIYHFNPYMYDVQHIRNELNKEVEEHYHLAGMQQIMLYENVRELIAMFGQLRFQKRWSQTPRIPATSVLGHTLIVALSAYLVSLDIGCCEKMRINHFLCGLFHDLPEILTRDIISPIKRSVKGLDKLIKEIEEEAVQKKILAIVPPNIAEDIRYFTQNEFANRYIIESFPHNATSGEELMENFNLNEYNGIYGEFLKIFDNLSAYLEAKISISHGISSDDLVSGAAGIYDKCAHRVIQNVDVGKLFRDFV; translated from the coding sequence ATGGATTCTCAATACAAAGCCCCGCGTTTAAGTGCAGCATTGCTGAAGCGAATCTTTGTGGCGGCAAGTATCCGCCGATGGAATGACCAAGCCACGCCTGTGGAGCTTGTAGAGCTTGATAAACAAGCGCATAAAATTGTGATTGCCTATATTTTGGCAAAGTATGAGGAAAATCGCGGCGTGAGCATTGACTGGGAAAGGTTGATATTGCAATTTTGCTTTGAATTTTTTGAACGTATTGTTTTGACAGATATTAAGCCCCCTGTGTTTCATCAGCTCCGCCGCTCGCATAATAAGGAGCTAGTGGAATTTGTATATGCGCAGCTGCAAGATGAATTGAGCAATTATGAATTTTTCCCTTTGATGAAAGAGTATTTGATAAGCTCAAAAGACAATATCGAAAGGCAGATTCTCAAAGCCTCGCATTATTATGCTTCTAAATGGGAGTTTGATATTATCTATCATTTTAATCCTTATATGTATGATGTGCAGCATATTAGAAATGAGCTAAATAAGGAGGTGGAGGAGCATTATCATCTAGCGGGTATGCAGCAGATTATGCTTTATGAAAATGTGCGAGAGCTTATAGCGATGTTTGGGCAGCTTAGATTCCAAAAGCGCTGGAGTCAAACGCCTAGAATCCCCGCTACTTCGGTTCTGGGGCATACGCTTATAGTGGCTTTGAGTGCGTATTTAGTGAGCCTTGATATAGGCTGCTGTGAAAAAATGCGTATTAACCACTTCCTTTGCGGGCTTTTCCACGATTTACCTGAGATACTCACACGTGATATTATCTCGCCTATTAAACGCAGTGTTAAGGGGCTTGATAAACTGATTAAAGAAATAGAGGAAGAGGCGGTGCAAAAGAAGATTCTTGCTATTGTCCCGCCTAATATCGCAGAGGATATACGATATTTTACACAAAATGAGTTTGCTAATCGTTATATCATAGAATCTTTCCCACACAACGCTACAAGTGGCGAGGAGCTAATGGAGAATTTTAACCTTAATGAATACAATGGCATATATGGGGAGTTCTTAAAGATTTTTGATAATCTAAGCGCGTATTTAGAGGCAAAAATTTCTATCAGTCACGGAATCTCTAGCGATGATTTGGTCAGTGGTGCGGCAGGAATCTATGATAAATGCGCCCATAGGGTGATACAAAATGTCGATGTGGGTAAGCTCTTTAGGGATTTTGTATAG
- a CDS encoding glycosyltransferase family 2 protein produces MRLCVVIPAYNEGAVLRQTHTEMSTILESLAQKGEIAKDSFICFVDDGSKDRTWEILQSLAQEQNGLIASSGIKLSRNCGHQNALLAGLEYVADKCDYALSIDCDLQDDISVIDTFIEKAKRGVEVVLGVRKSRNKDSFFKKYSALGFYKLMAFMGVKITYNHADYRLLSSRAISALLSFKERNLFLRGIVPLLGFKSDRVEYDRLERLAGESKYPLFKMLSFAWNGITSFSVMPLRIVSMLGIAFFILSLGLGLYALYVKLFTDGVVYGWASTIILLCFFSGIQLLSLGVIGEYVGKIYAETKGRPRYFIEEIANPQKNTSNNK; encoded by the coding sequence ATGCGCCTTTGTGTTGTGATACCCGCATATAATGAAGGGGCGGTGCTTAGGCAAACACACACAGAGATGAGCACGATTTTAGAATCTTTAGCCCAAAAGGGTGAGATTGCTAAAGATAGCTTTATATGTTTTGTCGATGATGGAAGCAAGGATAGGACTTGGGAGATTCTCCAATCTCTTGCACAGGAGCAAAATGGTTTGATTGCAAGTAGTGGCATAAAGCTTTCAAGAAATTGCGGACATCAAAATGCGCTTTTAGCCGGATTAGAATATGTGGCTGATAAATGCGATTATGCCTTGAGTATTGATTGTGATTTGCAAGATGATATTAGTGTGATAGATACATTTATAGAAAAGGCTAAGAGAGGGGTGGAAGTGGTTTTGGGGGTAAGAAAATCACGCAATAAAGATAGCTTTTTTAAAAAATATAGCGCGTTAGGATTCTATAAACTTATGGCGTTTATGGGGGTGAAAATCACCTATAATCACGCCGACTATCGGCTGCTCTCATCTCGTGCGATTTCTGCACTTTTAAGCTTTAAAGAGCGGAATTTATTTTTGCGCGGTATCGTGCCTTTGCTAGGATTTAAAAGCGATAGGGTGGAGTACGATAGGCTAGAGCGATTGGCGGGGGAGAGTAAATATCCATTGTTTAAAATGCTCTCTTTTGCGTGGAATGGCATTACAAGCTTTAGTGTAATGCCTTTAAGAATAGTGAGTATGCTAGGCATTGCATTTTTTATACTCTCTTTAGGGCTAGGGCTATATGCGCTTTATGTAAAGCTTTTTACCGATGGGGTAGTGTATGGCTGGGCTTCAACGATTATTCTACTATGCTTTTTTAGCGGGATTCAGCTTTTGAGTTTAGGGGTGATTGGCGAGTATGTGGGCAAAATCTATGCAGAGACAAAGGGGCGCCCACGATACTTTATAGAAGAGATTGCCAATCCACAAAAAAACACATCAAACAATAAATAA
- a CDS encoding glycosyltransferase codes for MAKLSLICPCYNEAENLSAFCEHIFVVFADIIKTYPQSAFECIFINDGSTDSTLSMLCALQNMKSDLHNNAFLPPPC; via the coding sequence GTGGCAAAACTCTCTCTTATTTGTCCTTGCTATAATGAAGCAGAGAATCTCTCTGCATTTTGTGAGCATATTTTTGTAGTGTTTGCAGATATTATAAAGACGTATCCTCAAAGTGCATTTGAATGTATTTTTATTAACGATGGTAGCACGGATTCTACCCTATCTATGCTATGTGCATTGCAAAATATGAAGAGCGATTTGCACAATAATGCTTTTTTGCCCCCCCCCTGCTGA
- a CDS encoding glycosyltransferase family 2 protein: protein MLFCPPPAECEIKIIDFSRNFGKESAIYAGLQASSGDCVALIDVDLQDPPSMLKDMFAKWHSKEADVIYARRISRTGEGFIRAKLSQCFYMLSNLISAVRLESGVRDFRLMDRQVVNALLKMSEYHRFSKAMFEWVGFKRVGLAYEYIPRTQGSSGWSFWKLFKYAIEGFVSFSTMPLRIAFVLGLVMSVLSLGYGCYAIISTLIFHNAVAGWTSLVAWIAFLGGVQLIILGIIGEYIARIYEQVKSRPIYIEKQPRDTKD from the coding sequence ATGCTTTTTTGCCCCCCCCCTGCTGAATGCGAAATAAAAATCATTGATTTTTCACGTAATTTTGGCAAAGAGAGTGCCATATATGCTGGCTTACAGGCGAGTAGTGGCGATTGTGTGGCGCTTATTGATGTGGATTTGCAAGACCCGCCTTCAATGCTAAAGGATATGTTTGCAAAATGGCATAGTAAAGAGGCTGATGTGATTTATGCTAGACGTATTTCGCGCACAGGAGAGGGCTTTATCCGTGCGAAGCTAAGTCAGTGTTTTTATATGCTAAGTAATCTTATCTCCGCGGTGCGTTTAGAATCTGGCGTGAGGGATTTTCGTCTTATGGATAGGCAGGTAGTCAATGCGCTTTTAAAGATGAGTGAGTATCATCGATTCTCAAAGGCTATGTTTGAATGGGTGGGATTTAAAAGAGTAGGTTTAGCGTATGAATATATCCCCCGCACACAAGGTAGTAGTGGCTGGAGCTTTTGGAAATTGTTTAAATACGCCATTGAAGGCTTTGTGAGCTTTAGCACTATGCCTTTGCGTATTGCCTTTGTGCTTGGGCTTGTGATGAGTGTTTTAAGTTTAGGCTATGGCTGCTATGCCATTATTAGCACATTGATTTTTCATAATGCTGTGGCTGGTTGGACATCACTTGTGGCGTGGATAGCCTTTTTGGGAGGGGTGCAGCTCATCATTTTAGGGATTATTGGCGAATACATAGCGCGTATTTACGAGCAGGTGAAATCTCG